In a genomic window of Occallatibacter riparius:
- a CDS encoding MarR family winged helix-turn-helix transcriptional regulator, with amino-acid sequence MPMNEIHDPAILIRTLAEFRYEMRRFYQFSEKAALDAGTHPRQYQLLLQVAAAPEGTNVTIAYLAERLGLKHNSTVELVDRSENEGLVGRYEDSADRRRTILRVTRKGHQLLSKLAGQHGRELNEAAPRLIQALERIRSHAHKEAE; translated from the coding sequence ATGCCAATGAACGAAATTCACGATCCCGCGATTTTGATCAGAACGCTGGCGGAGTTCCGCTACGAGATGCGGCGGTTTTACCAGTTCAGCGAGAAGGCCGCGCTGGACGCCGGCACGCATCCCCGGCAGTATCAACTTTTGCTGCAGGTGGCAGCGGCGCCTGAGGGCACAAACGTCACCATTGCGTATCTGGCCGAGCGGTTGGGGCTGAAACATAACAGCACGGTAGAGTTGGTGGACCGCTCTGAAAACGAAGGGCTGGTGGGCCGGTATGAAGATTCGGCAGACCGGCGGCGGACGATACTGCGCGTGACGCGTAAAGGGCATCAACTCTTAAGCAAGCTTGCGGGCCAGCACGGGCGGGAACTGAACGAGGCAGCGCCACGGCTGATCCAGGCGCTGGAACGCATCCGCAGCCATGCGCATAAGGAGGCCGAATGA
- a CDS encoding 4Fe-4S binding protein, giving the protein MATPVAVPHEVTEKTIRGEKKKLVRRTKPDRSQQIRHWVQGLFVALNAWLGIQFYLWVRYYERGGTGLYVPRPAGGEGYLPIAGLMNLKYFAVTGHVPQVHPAAMYLLGAFLLMSILLKKAFCSWLCPVGTFSEFLAAAGRRIFGRNLHLPTWADVSLRSLKYILLGLFVAVIGAMSAEALLGFMNTPYGLMADVKMLNFFRDASMTAVVVLGLLVLLSMLVQNFWCRYLCPYGALMGLVSLLSPVKIRRDEEACIDCGKCAKVCPASLKVDQLVQIRSVECAACLQCVAACPAENALQFALTPRKAQTAAQRWYRRALSPVVVTCVIAYLFFGIVLYARVTNHWKTDLPREVYMELVPNADHLSHPRSVSTGQ; this is encoded by the coding sequence ATGGCTACCCCGGTCGCAGTTCCGCATGAGGTCACAGAGAAGACAATTCGCGGCGAGAAGAAGAAGCTGGTTCGGCGCACGAAGCCGGATCGCTCGCAGCAGATCCGGCACTGGGTGCAGGGGCTGTTTGTCGCGCTGAATGCGTGGCTGGGGATTCAGTTCTACCTGTGGGTGCGGTACTACGAGCGCGGCGGGACAGGCTTGTATGTGCCGCGGCCGGCAGGGGGCGAAGGCTATCTGCCGATCGCAGGCCTGATGAACCTGAAGTATTTCGCCGTGACAGGGCACGTGCCGCAGGTGCATCCCGCAGCGATGTATCTGCTGGGCGCGTTTCTGCTGATGAGCATCCTGCTAAAGAAGGCGTTCTGCAGCTGGCTTTGCCCGGTGGGCACGTTTTCGGAATTTCTGGCGGCTGCAGGGCGGCGGATTTTTGGGCGCAATCTGCATCTGCCGACATGGGCGGATGTTTCGCTGCGCAGTTTGAAGTACATTCTGCTGGGATTGTTTGTGGCGGTGATTGGGGCGATGTCGGCTGAGGCGCTGCTGGGCTTCATGAATACGCCGTATGGGCTGATGGCCGACGTGAAGATGCTGAACTTCTTCCGCGATGCGAGCATGACGGCGGTCGTGGTGCTGGGATTGCTGGTGCTGCTGTCGATGCTGGTGCAGAACTTCTGGTGCCGCTATCTGTGCCCTTATGGGGCGCTGATGGGGTTGGTGTCGCTGCTGAGCCCGGTGAAGATTCGCCGCGATGAAGAGGCCTGCATTGACTGCGGCAAGTGCGCGAAGGTTTGCCCGGCATCGCTCAAGGTCGATCAGCTTGTGCAGATTCGCTCAGTGGAATGCGCTGCGTGCTTGCAGTGCGTGGCTGCGTGTCCGGCGGAGAATGCGCTGCAGTTTGCGCTGACGCCGCGCAAGGCGCAGACGGCCGCGCAACGGTGGTATCGGCGCGCGCTGTCACCGGTTGTGGTGACGTGCGTGATTGCGTACCTGTTCTTCGGAATTGTGCTGTATGCGCGGGTGACGAATCACTGGAAGACGGATTTGCCGCGCGAGGTGTATATGGAGCTCGTGCCGAATGCGGATCACCTGAGTCATCCAAGGTCGGTGAGTACGGGACAGTGA
- a CDS encoding multicopper oxidase family protein: MKRRDFLASAGVVLAGRTLKAMMPAQAAAQAAGKADHSLRIEPCSIEIAPGVTIKTTAFNGQVPGPLLKLREGVPVTIDVTNASNVADLTHWHGLAIDSLNDGAMEEGSPMIAPGKTHRYSFTPKPSGTRWYHTHAGAGDNLALGTYSGQFGFLLIEPKENPAPWDMEVNLAIHHWEGSFVPMVETMRAMSANVPQTNGSDVGYKYATINSHMLGAGEPIRVKQGQRVLMRLLNASATENVVLALPGHTFKVIAMDGNSVPAPKSVEVLSLAVAERVDAIVEMNAPGVWVLGSTLESSRKQGLGVVIEYAGRKGQPVWKDPKPADWDYTIFGLATPAPSAYKSIELTFRDIGPQKGSKFDTWTINNKAWPDADPVMLQEGRKYRLVLRNGSGDQHPIHLHRHTFEITSIGDKFTSGVRKDTVNIMPLDTVEVDFVADNPGDTLLHCHQQLHMDYGFMMLFKYA; encoded by the coding sequence ATGAAGCGTAGAGATTTTCTTGCCTCGGCTGGCGTTGTGCTCGCAGGCCGCACGTTGAAAGCCATGATGCCCGCCCAGGCTGCTGCACAAGCTGCAGGCAAGGCTGATCACAGCCTGCGCATTGAGCCCTGCTCCATCGAGATCGCGCCCGGCGTCACCATCAAGACCACCGCCTTCAACGGCCAGGTCCCCGGCCCGCTGCTCAAGCTGAGAGAAGGCGTGCCCGTCACTATCGACGTCACCAACGCGAGCAATGTCGCCGACCTCACGCACTGGCACGGCCTCGCCATCGATTCGCTCAACGACGGCGCCATGGAAGAAGGCTCGCCCATGATCGCCCCCGGCAAAACGCACCGCTACAGCTTCACGCCCAAGCCTTCCGGCACGCGCTGGTACCACACCCACGCCGGCGCTGGCGACAATCTCGCTCTCGGCACCTACTCCGGCCAGTTTGGATTCCTCCTCATCGAGCCCAAAGAGAACCCCGCCCCCTGGGACATGGAAGTGAACCTCGCCATTCATCACTGGGAGGGCTCCTTCGTCCCAATGGTCGAGACCATGCGTGCCATGAGCGCCAACGTCCCGCAGACCAACGGCTCCGATGTCGGATACAAGTACGCCACCATCAACTCCCACATGCTCGGCGCAGGCGAACCCATTCGCGTCAAGCAGGGCCAGCGCGTGCTTATGCGCCTCTTGAACGCGAGTGCAACTGAAAACGTTGTCCTCGCCCTACCCGGCCACACCTTCAAAGTCATCGCCATGGACGGCAACTCCGTCCCCGCGCCCAAGAGCGTCGAGGTCCTCTCCCTCGCCGTCGCTGAGCGCGTTGACGCCATCGTCGAGATGAACGCTCCAGGCGTCTGGGTCCTCGGCTCCACGCTCGAGTCCTCGCGCAAGCAGGGCCTCGGCGTCGTCATCGAATACGCCGGCCGCAAAGGCCAGCCCGTCTGGAAAGACCCCAAGCCCGCTGACTGGGACTACACGATCTTCGGTCTCGCCACCCCCGCTCCATCTGCCTACAAGAGCATCGAGCTCACATTTCGCGATATCGGCCCGCAGAAGGGCTCCAAGTTCGATACCTGGACCATTAACAACAAGGCCTGGCCTGACGCCGATCCAGTCATGCTCCAGGAGGGCAGGAAATACCGCCTCGTCCTGCGCAACGGCTCGGGTGACCAGCACCCCATACACCTGCACCGTCACACATTTGAAATCACCAGCATCGGCGACAAGTTCACCAGCGGCGTCCGCAAAGACACCGTCAACATCATGCCCCTCGACACCGTCGAGGTCGACTTCGTCGCCGACAACCCTGGCGACACGCTGCTGCACTGCCATCAGCAGCTCCACATGGACTACGGCTTCATGATGCTCTTCAAGTACGCATAA
- a CDS encoding acido-empty-quinoprotein group A codes for MMKKVVIAAAAALGMSVGMHAQNLDPDQIQHPSPDSWPLYHGDYSGRRHSPLKQITPQNVGNLGLSWIFQTHQNASIKSSPLLVDGILYFTVPDNVWAVDARSGHQVWHYHRASTQGDHIGHRGVAMYKGLLYFTTPDCHLIALEAKSGRVRFDKVIADVNRGYWMTMAPLVVRNHVVVGVSGDFDNLPGYLRSVDPETGDTQWQWDATPPAGTPNTSTGGMTWMTGTYDPDLNLIFWGTGNPTPVLNGTTRPGDNPWTCSIVAVNADDGRLAWGFQVSPHDTHDWDAVETPILVDGDFHGKPRKMLMQASRNGYFFVLDRTTGKNLLTVPYGPTNWTKGIDAQGRPIPNPDKEPAPDGRIVAPDEGGVTNYRAPSFDPKTGLFLVNARPSWSLYFAKPADGYYGWAGADYGVWGKSQIEAIDYQTGKIRWTHDVGPYGGAGVLTTDSGLTITGDTYGNLLALNTADGKTLWHAGMGEGMQSSPITYELDGRQYILTSAGGVMFVWALPETATHPASRGR; via the coding sequence ATGATGAAAAAGGTTGTGATCGCCGCCGCGGCTGCATTGGGTATGTCTGTTGGGATGCACGCCCAGAACCTCGACCCCGACCAGATCCAGCACCCATCCCCCGACTCCTGGCCTCTCTACCACGGCGACTACTCCGGCCGGCGCCACTCCCCGCTCAAGCAAATCACCCCGCAGAACGTAGGCAATCTAGGTCTCTCCTGGATCTTTCAGACCCACCAGAACGCCTCCATCAAGTCCTCGCCGCTCCTGGTCGACGGCATCCTCTACTTCACCGTGCCTGACAACGTCTGGGCCGTTGACGCCCGCTCCGGCCACCAGGTCTGGCACTATCACCGCGCCTCCACCCAGGGCGACCACATCGGCCACCGCGGCGTCGCCATGTACAAGGGCCTGCTCTACTTCACCACCCCCGACTGCCACCTCATCGCCCTCGAAGCCAAGTCCGGCCGCGTTCGCTTCGACAAAGTCATCGCCGACGTCAACCGCGGCTACTGGATGACCATGGCCCCCCTCGTCGTCCGCAATCACGTCGTCGTCGGCGTCTCCGGCGACTTCGACAACCTCCCCGGCTACCTCCGTTCCGTCGACCCCGAAACCGGCGACACCCAGTGGCAATGGGACGCCACCCCTCCCGCCGGCACCCCCAACACCTCCACCGGCGGCATGACCTGGATGACCGGCACCTACGACCCCGACCTCAACCTCATCTTCTGGGGAACCGGCAACCCCACCCCCGTACTCAACGGAACCACCCGCCCCGGCGACAACCCCTGGACCTGCTCCATCGTTGCCGTCAACGCGGACGACGGAAGACTCGCCTGGGGCTTCCAGGTCTCCCCGCACGACACCCACGACTGGGACGCCGTCGAAACCCCCATCCTCGTCGACGGCGACTTCCACGGCAAGCCGCGCAAAATGCTCATGCAGGCCTCGCGGAACGGCTACTTCTTCGTCCTCGACCGCACCACCGGCAAGAATCTGCTGACCGTCCCCTATGGCCCCACCAACTGGACCAAGGGCATCGACGCACAGGGCCGCCCCATCCCCAATCCCGATAAAGAACCCGCGCCCGACGGCCGCATCGTCGCCCCCGATGAAGGCGGTGTCACCAACTACCGCGCCCCCAGCTTCGACCCCAAGACAGGCCTCTTCCTCGTCAACGCCCGCCCCAGTTGGAGCCTCTACTTCGCCAAGCCCGCCGACGGCTACTACGGCTGGGCCGGCGCCGACTACGGCGTCTGGGGCAAGAGCCAGATCGAGGCCATCGACTACCAGACCGGCAAAATCCGCTGGACCCACGACGTCGGCCCCTACGGCGGCGCGGGCGTCCTCACCACCGACTCCGGCCTCACCATAACCGGCGACACCTACGGCAACCTGCTCGCCCTCAATACCGCCGACGGAAAAACCCTCTGGCACGCCGGCATGGGTGAAGGCATGCAGAGCTCCCCCATCACCTACGAACTCGACGGCCGCCAGTACATCCTCACCAGCGCCGGCGGAGTCATGTTCGTCTGGGCCCTCCCCGAAACCGCGACCCACCCAGCCTCTAGGGGCCGCTGA
- a CDS encoding chloride channel protein, whose protein sequence is MRSRSSALRDFTVDSRVWLLSSVALVIGAGAAGLAVFLLRAIAFATNLFYYHRFSIAMVGPAGSTWPHWVMPVIPVVGGLIVGFMAHYGSDKIRGHGIPEAIEAILLRGARVDPKVAVLKPLSAAVAIGSGGPFGAEGPIIMTGGAFGSLVAQWLKLSDAERTTLLVAGAAAGMSATFSAPIASILLAVELLLFEWRPRSLVPVAVASVLAGTLRMYWLGAGPLFPVELHGKLPLEELLLVAAPLGLLIGVAGALLSRLMYGLEDQFEHLETKLRIHWMWWPAIGAIAVGIGGIFFPRGLGVGYDNIAELLRGNATVYLIVGVIAAKSLMWAFSLSSGTSGGVLAPIMMIGAAIAEGLAQLLHLPGDTQAVWALMGMGAMLSGALGVPLTAILFSLEVTHGFEALLPLVLACIASYLATSLLMPRSILTEKLSRRGYHLSREYGVDPLETITVAEVMTRLAEKDQVAAPPENEMPETLAFTDETCRSVAEAMATNGVLRMEVVDRESGRMVGTIGAAELLAGRKRAVRRESERRIAFQSLDGHGRENEKESDLVSG, encoded by the coding sequence ATGAGGTCGAGGTCCTCTGCACTGCGTGATTTCACGGTAGATAGCCGTGTGTGGCTGCTGAGCAGCGTGGCGCTGGTGATTGGCGCGGGAGCGGCAGGGCTGGCGGTGTTCCTGCTGCGCGCGATTGCGTTTGCGACGAACCTGTTCTATTACCACCGGTTCAGCATTGCGATGGTTGGCCCGGCGGGGTCGACGTGGCCACACTGGGTGATGCCTGTAATCCCGGTGGTGGGTGGGTTGATTGTTGGATTCATGGCGCACTACGGCTCCGACAAGATTCGCGGTCACGGAATTCCGGAAGCGATTGAGGCGATTCTGTTGCGCGGAGCGCGCGTGGATCCGAAGGTGGCGGTGCTGAAGCCGCTGTCGGCTGCGGTGGCGATTGGGTCGGGCGGTCCGTTTGGCGCGGAGGGTCCGATCATTATGACGGGCGGCGCGTTCGGATCGCTGGTGGCGCAATGGCTGAAGCTGAGCGATGCGGAGCGCACGACGCTGCTGGTGGCCGGTGCGGCGGCGGGCATGTCGGCGACATTCTCCGCGCCGATTGCGTCGATTTTGCTGGCGGTGGAGTTGCTGCTGTTCGAGTGGCGGCCGCGCTCGCTGGTGCCTGTGGCAGTAGCCAGCGTGTTGGCGGGAACGCTGCGCATGTACTGGCTGGGGGCGGGGCCGCTGTTTCCGGTGGAGCTGCATGGGAAGCTTCCGCTGGAAGAGCTGCTGCTGGTGGCTGCACCGCTGGGATTGCTGATTGGCGTGGCGGGCGCGCTGCTGAGCCGGTTGATGTACGGGTTGGAGGACCAGTTCGAGCACCTGGAGACGAAGCTCCGTATCCACTGGATGTGGTGGCCGGCGATTGGCGCGATTGCGGTGGGCATTGGCGGCATCTTCTTTCCGCGCGGGCTGGGCGTGGGCTATGACAATATCGCCGAACTGCTGCGCGGGAACGCGACGGTGTATCTGATTGTTGGCGTGATCGCCGCGAAGTCGCTGATGTGGGCGTTTTCGCTGAGTTCGGGAACTTCGGGCGGCGTGCTGGCTCCGATCATGATGATTGGCGCTGCGATTGCGGAGGGCCTGGCGCAGTTGCTGCACCTGCCGGGCGACACGCAGGCAGTGTGGGCGCTGATGGGCATGGGCGCAATGCTTTCAGGCGCGCTGGGCGTGCCGCTGACGGCGATTTTGTTTTCGCTGGAGGTAACGCATGGGTTCGAGGCGCTGCTGCCGCTGGTGCTGGCATGCATTGCGTCGTACCTGGCGACGTCGCTGCTGATGCCACGGTCAATTTTGACGGAGAAGCTGTCTCGGCGCGGCTATCACTTGTCGCGCGAGTACGGTGTTGATCCGCTGGAGACGATCACGGTTGCCGAGGTGATGACGCGGCTGGCGGAGAAAGACCAGGTGGCTGCTCCACCGGAGAACGAGATGCCGGAGACGCTTGCCTTCACGGACGAGACGTGCCGCTCGGTGGCAGAAGCTATGGCTACCAATGGGGTGCTGCGCATGGAAGTAGTGGATCGCGAAAGCGGGCGCATGGTGGGCACGATTGGCGCGGCCGAGTTGCTGGCCGGGCGCAAGCGCGCGGTGCGGCGCGAGTCGGAGCGCAGGATCGCGTTTCAGTCGCTGGACGGGCACGGACGCGAAAACGAGAAGGAGAGCGACCTCGTATCCGGTTGA
- a CDS encoding c-type cytochrome yields the protein MKHKFHASLVAAVLLAAHPLLHAGQQNSTPGTETQPAKHTPGVDPGAAVYAKRCAICHGTDRQGSLPAFPPLQGISHRYTNDQLTTLIHTGRGRMPGFPKLEGDDLTNLLNFLSAAPSAPATAAAAAPASPSKESPEAAAGEALFHQNCAFCHGRDAMGGETGPDLTQSKLVLSDNGGDKIGVVIHEGRPEKKMPAFNFSNAEINSLVAFIHARVKAASSQKGGRRGVTPEDLQTGDAEAGKTYFNGAGGCSKCHSPTGDLAGIARRLTGLSLEKRMLYPEGARSEVTVTTPSGQTVSGTLAYRDEFTIGLRDSSGTYRSWPTGSIKYTVKSPAEAHVDLLPKYTDDDIHNLMKYLQTLK from the coding sequence TTGAAACACAAATTCCACGCCTCACTCGTTGCCGCCGTTCTCCTCGCCGCTCATCCGCTGCTCCACGCCGGCCAGCAAAATAGCACCCCCGGCACCGAAACGCAGCCGGCCAAGCACACCCCGGGCGTCGATCCCGGAGCCGCGGTCTACGCCAAGCGCTGCGCCATCTGCCACGGCACCGACCGTCAAGGCAGCCTTCCCGCCTTCCCGCCGCTCCAGGGCATCAGCCATCGCTACACGAATGACCAGCTCACCACGCTCATTCACACCGGCCGCGGCCGCATGCCCGGCTTCCCCAAGCTTGAGGGCGACGACCTCACCAATCTGCTGAACTTCCTCTCCGCGGCTCCTTCCGCGCCCGCCACGGCTGCTGCCGCCGCCCCCGCCAGCCCCTCGAAGGAATCCCCCGAGGCCGCCGCCGGCGAAGCGCTCTTCCATCAGAACTGCGCGTTCTGCCACGGCCGCGACGCCATGGGCGGCGAAACCGGCCCCGACCTCACCCAGTCCAAGCTCGTCCTCTCTGATAACGGCGGCGATAAGATCGGCGTGGTCATCCATGAAGGCCGCCCGGAAAAGAAGATGCCCGCCTTCAACTTCTCCAACGCCGAGATCAACAGCCTCGTCGCCTTCATCCACGCGCGCGTTAAAGCTGCCTCCTCCCAGAAGGGTGGCCGCCGCGGTGTCACTCCTGAGGACCTCCAGACCGGCGACGCCGAAGCCGGCAAGACCTACTTCAACGGCGCCGGCGGCTGCTCCAAGTGCCATTCGCCCACCGGCGACCTCGCCGGGATTGCCCGCCGCCTCACGGGCCTGAGCCTCGAAAAGCGCATGCTCTATCCCGAAGGCGCGCGTAGCGAAGTCACCGTCACCACCCCATCCGGCCAGACCGTCTCCGGCACTCTCGCCTATCGCGACGAGTTCACCATCGGCCTCCGCGACAGCTCCGGCACCTACCGCTCCTGGCCCACCGGCAGCATCAAGTACACGGTCAAGTCGCCCGCCGAAGCCCACGTCGACCTGCTCCCCAAGTACACCGACGACGACATCCACAACCTGATGAAGTATCTCCAGACCCTGAAGTAA
- a CDS encoding ThuA domain-containing protein, with the protein MRLFRASFPACGLLAIAFALFSISAFSQAANRAGMPAPPKAKQVHVKHVLVIGQTKGFEHDSISAAMAAIYNMGKESGLWDTMLRTDTELLTKKNLGNNAKNLNYFDLIVFTSTTGELDMDDSQKADMMSFIKDDGKGFVGVHAALDTNYKWPEYGEMIGGWFDQHPWMTFQAPIINEDPDFPAVKHFPKAFVKYDEIYQPKEWSRDKVNVLLSLDASKLDYENNPRVHRQDHDFAVAWSKMYGKGRVFYSTLGHTEEAWDDPDIKKMYFEAIKWALGMTEGSTASHAKTAGK; encoded by the coding sequence GTGCGCCTGTTCCGTGCGTCGTTCCCAGCGTGTGGTTTGTTGGCAATTGCTTTTGCCTTGTTCTCAATCTCAGCCTTCAGCCAGGCTGCGAACCGTGCGGGTATGCCTGCGCCGCCCAAGGCCAAGCAGGTGCATGTGAAGCATGTGCTGGTGATCGGGCAGACCAAGGGATTCGAGCATGACTCGATTTCGGCGGCGATGGCAGCCATCTACAACATGGGCAAGGAAAGCGGCCTGTGGGACACGATGCTGCGCACCGACACCGAACTGCTGACGAAGAAAAACCTGGGCAACAACGCGAAGAACCTTAACTACTTCGATCTGATCGTGTTCACGAGCACCACGGGCGAGCTGGACATGGACGACAGCCAGAAAGCCGACATGATGTCGTTCATCAAGGATGACGGCAAGGGCTTTGTGGGGGTTCACGCAGCGCTGGATACGAATTACAAGTGGCCGGAGTATGGCGAGATGATTGGCGGATGGTTCGACCAGCATCCGTGGATGACGTTCCAGGCGCCGATTATCAATGAGGATCCCGACTTCCCGGCGGTAAAGCATTTTCCGAAGGCGTTTGTGAAATACGACGAGATCTATCAGCCGAAGGAGTGGTCGCGCGACAAGGTGAACGTGCTGCTGAGCCTGGATGCGAGCAAGCTGGATTATGAGAACAATCCGCGCGTGCACCGGCAGGATCACGACTTTGCCGTGGCGTGGAGCAAGATGTACGGCAAGGGTCGCGTGTTCTATTCGACGCTGGGGCATACGGAAGAGGCGTGGGATGATCCCGATATCAAGAAGATGTATTTCGAGGCGATTAAGTGGGCGCTGGGGATGACAGAGGGGTCGACGGCTTCGCACGCGAAAACCGCAGGGAAATAG